In Planococcus versutus, the DNA window ATATTCTCACCGTATGTCGTCTTTGGTGGGCCACCAACTAGTGAAGAGATAAAAGTTCCAATCCCATCACCTAGTATCGACCGATGTAAGCCTGGGTCTTTTATGTAATTTCGATTGACAATCTTGCCTAGTACCAGTTGATGACCGATATGTTCAGAAATCGTGACGATGGCAATTGGGACCATGACGAACAACAAGGTTGGTGTTACTTGAAAAGAGTAATCCACTCCAGGAATTAAGAATTCTGGTACTGCGAACCATTTCGCGTCAGCAATGACGCCGTAGTCAATAATGCCAATAGCAGCTGAGTAGCCATACCCTGCGATAATACCGATCAAAATCGGCATCAATGAAATGATGTTTTTAAAATAAATGTTACAAATGATGGCAGTTAGCAGCGTAACAATAGCTGCCGAAAAATGCAGCAAACTATATTCTGAAGCATTTCCTACTGGAATGGTCATGGCCATATTTACTGCTGTTCCCGATAAAGCCAGTCCGATGACAATGATAACCGGCCCTACGACAATCGGTGGAAGTAACTTCATCAGCCACTGATAACCTGTTTTCCAAATAATTAACGCGACAATCGCGTAGACAAGTGAAACAAACATGGCACCAATCATGGCAGAGCCAATGCCACCGGTTTTTGTGGCAATGGTAATCGGTAAGATAAAGGCAAATGAAGATCCGAGATATGCTGGTACTTTAAATTGTGTGATAAGGATAAAAATGATCGTTGCAATCCCACTTGTTAACAATGCGATAGCTGGGCTCAAGCCGACTAGTTGAGGCACTAGAATTGTCGCTCCGAACATCGCAAACATATGCTGCAAGCTTAGTGAAATCCATTGTCCTGTTTTTGGTTTATCTTGTACGTCTAAAATTGCTTCGCTCAATTTCCATTCTCCTCTATCTATAACTATCTATTCGTGAATGGCAACGCGGTCGACTTGATCACTTTCAATCATTTTCACAATGATTCGTTCGTCGCTTGAAGTCGGAATGTTTTTTCCGACAAAGTCAGCGCGTATTGGCAATTCGCGATGTCCTCGGTCAATCAATACTGCTAGTTGAATTTGTGCCGGTCGTCCTAGGTCCATAACAGCATCCATCGCTGCGCGTACAGTGCGTCCTGTATAGAGCACATCATCTACTAAGATGACTTTTTTGTTAAGTATACTGTGTTTAATATCGACTTGTTGCACTAACGGTTCTTGGTTTTTTGTTTTGATGCTCAAGTCATCTCTGTAAAGCGTAATATCAAGTTCGCCTTTCATGATGGGGCGCCCTTCGATTTTTTCGATTTTTTCAGCCAGTCGCTTTGCGATAAATGCACCGCGCGTTTTGATGCCGACTAATATACAGTCATCAATACCTTTATTGCGTTCGATAATTTCATGCGCAATACGCGTGATCGCTCGGCTAATTGCCTGTTCATCTAGAATATCTGCTTTTTCCACCATTATATTCGCTCCTTTTTGCAAATAAAAAACCTCTTGCCAGAGAGGCAAGAGGTTAGATGCGCAGAAAAATTCAACACGGAAGACACACTTCCGGCTTGCGTAAATACCTTTTCAGCCTCTCTGGACTGTTTTTAAAGGTGTTCATTATTCGATTTGTTTTTTTAAGTATAAAGAAAGAAGGTCCCTTTTGTCAATCCTTGTCGCGAAGAGATTCTAGAAGTTCTGCAAATTCAGCTGGTGGCTCTACAGAAAACTCCATGTATTCGTTCGTTTTTGGATGATCAAAACCGATAACTTCCGCGTGAAGCGCTTGACCGCCAACATCCATTGTTTTCTTCGGTCCATACTTCGGATCTCCAACAAGTGGGTAGCCGATGTATTTCATGTGCACACGGATTTGATGCGTTCTGCCTGTTTCTAAACGGCATTCTACTAATGTGAAATCACCAAAACGTTCCAATACTCGGAAATGTGTTACGGCATGTTTTCCTTTATCGACAATTGCCATGTTTTGACGTTCTTTTGGATCACGTGCAATCGGTGCTTGAATCGTTCCTTTATCGTGAGGAATGTGACCATGTACGAGCGCTACATATTTACGCGTAACCGTCTTTTTCACTAATTGATCCACTAGTGACGTATGCGCAGCATCATTTTTTGCTACCATCAACAAGCCAGATGTATCTTTATCAATTCTGTGAACAATTCCTGGACGTACTACGCCATTAATTCCTGATAAGTCTGTGCAGTGGTGCATTAAGCCATTAACCAATGTGCCTTTAGCATGTCCCGGAGCCGGATGAACGACCATTCCTTTTGGTTTGTTGACTACCAAGACGTCTTCGTCTTCATAGACAATCTCCAAATTAAGATCTTCAGGCACGACGTCCAATTCTTCGAGTTCAGGTGGCGTGACAACAATAACGTCTTGCAAACGTACTTTGTAATTTGGTTTTACGGTTTCTCCGTTCACTTTTACGGCGCCTTCTTTGACCCAATTACTGATCTGTGAACGCGACCAGTCTTCATCTATTGATGACACAGCTTTATCTACTCGTTCGCCGGCCATTTCTTCTGTAATTTCAATCGTTAATTCTTCCATTAAGACACCTTTTTCTTTTGTTGTTTTTCGTCATAAATCATATAAATAATCATCAATACGACACCAATGGTTAGCGCAGCATCTGCAACATTAAAAATCGGAAAATCATAATTAACAATTGGGATCAGTACGTCGACAAAATCAACGACTTCTCCGCGCAACATCCGATCGATAAAATTACCTACTGCGCCACCTAAGAGAATCATTAAGCTAAACTGAAACAAAGGTTGCCCTTTTGCATGTTTATGAAAATAGTAAATTATTCCGGTGATGACCGCCACAGTAATAATAGCAAACAGCCACATCTGTCCTTCAAGCATACCCCAAGCAGCACCACGGTTACGATGTGACAGCCATCCGAGATAGGGATCAATAACGGAAATCCGTTCACCCAATTCCATGTTTTTCAGCACTAGCCACTTTGTCCATTGATCTAGTGCAATAATGATTAACGCAACTCCATAATAAATAAACATCCGTATCCTCCGTCAATTCAGCAGTCACTCTATTTTAACACACTGCCAAGGAAAAAAGTAAAGGTCTGAAAAACAGAAATCTCTGTTTTTCAGACCTTTTGCTAATTATAGCTATTTAGCATACTGTGTTTCAACAACATTTGCGCAACGAAGACATAATGTCGGATGTTCTTCACTTTGACCAATTTCTTCTGAAATTGTCCAGCAACGTTCACATTTTTCACCCGTCGCTTTTTCAACGGTTACGGAAACTTCATTTAACTTAACAGCGTTCTCCGGTGCTTGATCTTGTGTTCCACCGTATTCATATTTCGATACGATAAATAATTGAGCAAGGTTTTCATCAGTAGAAGCTAGTAAATTAGCAAGTTCTTCATTTCCATAAACTGTTACTTTTGCTTCTAAAGATTTACCGATTGTTTTAGCTGCACGCGCTTCTTCTAATGCTTTTAATACATCGTCTCGTACATCCATAAAACGACTCCATTTTTCATCAAGTCCTTCAAATGCTGGATTTGAAATAACTTCTGGGAAGTCTGTCAATTGTACACTTTCTTCATCTACAAAGCTTAGGTAAGACCATAATTCATCTGCAGTATGCGGAATGATCGGTGTCGCCAATTTCAAAATCGCCATTAATGAATCAAACATGACTGTTTGCATCGCACGACGGTGTGGATGATCTGCACTTTCAATATAGACAACATCTTTCGCTACATCCAAGTAGAATGAGCTCAAATCATTGGCACAATAATTGTTTAAGGCATGATAGATTGTTGAAAACTCATATGTCTCATACGAGTTACGAACTGTTGCTATCATTTTTTGTAATTTCATTGCCATGTATTGATCCATTTCACGCATGTCTTCAAATGCAACACGATGTTCTTGCTCGTTAAAGTCAGCTAAGTTGCCATGAATGAATTTTAATGTGTTACGGATTTTGCGGTAAACTTCTGACACTTGTTTAAAGTTCTCGTCAGAAACACGAACGTCTGCTGTATAGTCTACAGAAGCAACCCAAAGACGCAAAATATCCGCTCCCATTTGGTTCATTACTTTTGCCGGAACAATAACATTACCTAGAGATTTGCTCATTTTACGACCATTGCCATCCAGTGTAAAGCCATGGCTTAAAATACCTTTGTAAGGTGCGATACCATTTATGGCTACACTTGTTGTTAACGAGGAATTGAACCATCCACGATATTGATCAGACCCTTCTAAATATAGGTCTGCCGGGTATTGCAAATCTTCTCTTTCAACAAGAACACCTTGATGAGATGATCCCGAGTCAAACCATACATCCATTATATCTGTTTCTTTTGTGAACAAGCCATTTGGGCTACTAGGGTGTGTAAATCCTGGCGGCAATAATTCGGCTGTTGAACGTTCAAACCAAACATTCGATCCGTGCTCACGGAACAGTTCGGCAATATGAGCAATGGTTTCTTCTGTAATAACCGGATCGCCATTTTCAGCGTAAAATACAGGAATTGGAACGCCCCATACACGTTGACGCGAAATATTCCAATCGCCGCGATCACGCAGCATATTGTAAAGGCGTGTTTCACCCCACGCTGGAGTAAACGAAGTTTCTTTGATAGCTTTTAAAATTTGATCACGGAATGCTTCAATCGAAACAAACCATTGAGCCGTTGCACGGTAAATTACCGGCTTTTTCGTACGCCAATCATGAGGATATGAGTGCGTGATAAACGTAAGTTTTTCAAGTGCACCTACATTATCCAGCGCTTCTGTCACAGACTTATTGGCTTTGTCGTAAAACTCGCCTTCAAATCCAGGTGCTTCATCTGTCATAATTCCACGCTCATCAACTGGACATAAAACGCTCAATCCGTATTTCTTACCGATTAAGAAATCATCTTCACCATGACCAGGTGCTGTATGGACGCAGCCTGTACCTGAATCAATTGTTACATGATCTCCAAGCATGACTAAAGAAGTACGATCATACAAAGGGTGTTTTGTCAGAATATGTTCTAGTTCTTCACCTTTGAATACGCGAACAACTTCGTGATCGGTCCAAGCTAATTCTTCAGCTACTTCTTTTAGTAACTCTTGTGCTATAACGTAAAGCGAACCGTTTAAAGCGACTTCTACATAATCTAACTGTGCATTTACTGAAATTCCTAGGTTCGCAGGAATTGTCCAAGGTGTAGTAGTCCAGATGACCAAATTTGTTCCTTCCGCTAAAATACCTTTGCCATCTGTAACTGCGAAAGATACGTAAATAGAAGGAGATTTTTTATCATGATACTCAATTTCAGCTTCAGCAAGTGAAGATTCACTAGATGGAGACCAATAAACAGGCTTTAATCCTTTGTAAATATAGCCTTTGTTTGCCATTTTTCCAAACACTTCAATTTGACGTGATTCGTATGCAGGCTTTAATGTCACATACGGGTTGTCCCAGTCGCCACGAACACCGATGCGTTTAAATTGAGAGCGTTGGCTATCAATTTGCTGATAAGCATATTCTTCACATAGCTTGCGGAATTCCGCTAACGACATTTCTTTCCGATTCACGCCTTTATTTGTCAATGCTTGTTCAATTGGTAGACCGTGTGTATCCCAACCTGGAACATACGGCGCGTGAAAGCCCATCATCGAACGAGAACGAACGACCATATCTTTTAATACTTTGTTTAGCGCATGACCCATATGCAAATCGCCGTTTGCGTATGGCGGTCCATCATGAAGGATAAAAAAAGGACGATCTTTTGTGCGATCTAATACTTTTTTATAAATATCCATTTCTTCCCATTTAAGCTGAATTTCTGGCTCCCGGTTTGGCAAATTGCCACGCATCGGAAAATCGGTTTTCGGCATTAACAACGTATCTTTGTATTCCATTTCTATTCCTCCTATAGGCATAATAAAAAGCCTCTCATCCCTGGTAAAGGGACGAGAAGCTTAAACTCGCGGTACCACCCTTGTTGCAGCCAATTGGCTGCCACTCGATCACCGTAACGTGGCGTAGACGGAATCGGATACTAGTTTCACCAATTCTGCTCAAGAGTGATTTTCGTCTATGTGACCACATCAGGCTCTCACTATCCCTAATTCGCTTTAGTGTCTTACATAGCTTACTGTCTCTATCAGTGCGTTTTTTTGTATGTCGTAATTATAGAATCAGAAAGTCTCAGAGTCAAGAGTTCGACTCTTCTTTGTCCTTCTCAATCTTTTCTAAATTTTGTGTATCGATATCGTATTCCAGTAAAGTTTCCCAATCATCTGTTTCAATCAAGTCTAATTGAGCTTCAACTAACATCTTGAAACGGTTTTTAAAAATTCGAGATTGTTTTTTTAGTTCTTCAATTTCTGTTGCAATGCGTCGTGCTTTTGTCAACGATTCATTGACAATGCGATCGGCATTTTTCTCTGCTTCTTTAATGATCAATTCTGCTTCTTTTTGCGAATTACGTCGAACTTCTTCTGAAGCTTCTTGAGCAACAAAAATAGATTTTTGCAAGGTCGACTCGATTGTATTGAAATGGCCAACTCGTTCGTCGGTTGAACGCAACCGTTCTTCAAGTGCAGCCTTATCTTTTAGCAAAATTTCAAAATCTCTCATAATCTGTTCCAGGAATTCATTTACTTCATCTTCCTGATATCCACGGAATGCACGGCTAAATTCTTTGTTATGTATATCTAACGGGGATAATGGCATTGAGTAAACCTCTCCTTAACTTGTCATCTTACCTTTTCATTATACAGGTGAAACACACAAATTTCAGTATTATTTCAGTTTTTTTAAACGCCGACTAGTTTTTTACTTCTAGTCGACCAATTTGCAGGCGTATTTTGTCTTTTTTCGTGCGTCCTTCAATCATGATTAGCCGAACACGACCGAATCCTCTTGAAGAAATCATATCCGATTCATGCAATTCAAATGATGGCTGTTCTTGCGATGTCCAATTTACTTTTACTTTTCCACCATGAATCAGTGCAGATGCTTTTTGACGTGAAATGTTATAAACAGAACTCATTACTGTATCTAGCCTCATCGAACTGACAGTATAGGTTTCTTCTATCCATTCTTCAGTTGTTTCAATCATGTCAGCAACATTTGTCACTTCGGTTAATTGAACTTTTACTTTTGCAGCAGTGATAAAGTTACTTTGCATGTATGGACTAACTTCTTTCATGACCGCTAGTTGAACTCTTTCGTGATCGATGCGAATATCGCCAAACTTACTTCGATCTAGACCAAGTGACATTAGCGATCCTAAAATATCTGGATGGCGTAGACTAACAAACTTCGATGGGTATTTCAACTCAAAAACAGTGATATTGAAATCTTCTTGTTGAGGTTCAAAATAAGAAGGGTATAACAACACACGCTGTCTTTCTGCATCTTTAAAAAGACCTGAAGTTATCCATTTTACATCACTTGAGCCAATGACTGCTTCTACTATGAAACGTTGTCGTGGATCCAAAAAGTCAGTTAGTTTTGGCGAATAACGATCTTCGACTTCTCGAAGCCAATTAGACACTTGTTCGATAAACTGCTGCTCTTCTTTTCTGAAATGCTGAAATATCTCTTCCATAATAAATGCTCCTTCACATGTGATTGGTTTTTCAAGAAAAAAACCTCACATCACGTGAGGTTTTGAATTAAAAGAAGAAATTAAACAGTACGATGATCCCTTGACTTGCCAAACTTAATGTGAAAATCGCAACAATTGGCGAAATATCAATCATACCGATTGGCGGAATAAACCGTCTGAATATATCTAAATATGGATCCGTGATTGTTGAAATCATTTGTCCGAAACTGGATTCTTTAATGCTTGGTATCCAACTCATGAATACACTGACAATAAGAATATAGAAATAAATGTTAATCGCTGAAAGTATCAAACTTAATAAAACTGACATATTTTTTATGGCACCTCTCTTATTGTTGCTCTTCGTAATAATAATCGGAAATGGCGCCATCCACTTCTACAGTGTCTGGTACACATAAGAAAATATCCGTTCCAATGCGTTGAATATCTCCACCAAGAGCATAAACTGTTCCGCTTAAAAAGTCGATAATCCGAAGACCTTGATCTTTTTCAATGCGCTGCAAGTTAACAACTACGGCTTGCTTGTTTTTTAGGCTTTCTGCAATATCTTGTGCTTCGGCATAAACTCTTGGTTCAGCTAAGCTCACTTTCGATGCTTTTGACGCGCCTTGCATACTGACTAAGTTAGGCACAATGGTTTCCTCCATTTTCTGGCGCCGTTCTTTCGGTGCTTTTTTCGATTCTTGCATGGCAGCAGGTTTCTCATACCGCGGAACTTGTTTTTGCTGTTGTGCGGGATGTTCACGCACTTGTTCTTCTTCATATTCATCTAAATAAAAGAAATTTTTAAATTTGTCTTTCACACTCATCGTTATGCCTCACTTTCTGTCCCAACCAGTGCAGTACCAATTCGGACAAAACTTGCCCCTTCTTGGGCTGCAATTAAATAGTCATTAGACATACCCATTGAACATTCTGTGCATGGCGCATGGCTTAGGTTTTTATCGGCAACTTGAAGTTGGAGTGATTTTAATCCTTTAAATGCTTCACGAATTACACTTTCATCAGCTGTATTGGGTGCCATTGTCATCAATCCAACCACATTAATTTTATCAAAAGGTTCTAAAGACTCGATAAAATCCATTGTTTTTTCAGGTGCTATGCCACTTTTCGATTCTTCTCCTGACACGTTTACTTGAACAAAACAATTTACAGGGCGATTTGCACGCTTTTGTATTTCTTGTGCTAAACTCATTCGATCTAAAGAATGTAAAAAATCAACTTCATTAATCACATCTTTCACTTTTCGTGTCTGTAAATTCCCAATATAATGCCATGATACTGGTTCGCTTATGACCTCATGCTTTTGAACTAATCCTTCTGGTCGGTTTTCACCTAAATGAATAATACCAGCTTGAATCGCTTCTTTTGTACGTTCTATGCCGACTTGCTTTGTCACAGCAATAATTTGTATCGCTTCATTTACAGCGGTTAATTGTTGAGTGATTCTTTCAAAAACAGGTTTAATCGGTTTCATTTTATTCACAACTTTTCTTATAGAAGTCCAGTATATTGTACCAAGTTTCTATTGATTTATCAATTAAGCCCCATTCTTTAAAAAAACAGCTGCCAACAGGCAGCTGTTTAGATTAACGTCTTTTTTGACGATTGCGCAAGAAAGTTGGGATGTCTAGTGCATCTTCGCTTTGCTTATCTTGTCGTTGTGGTTCTTGAGTATAATAAGGTGATGGTTCATCACGGCGCTGTTCTTCGCGACGTTGGTCTTCACGGCGTGCATCGCGAATAGAAGGTGCTGGAGTTTGTTGTTGAATCGACTGCACACGACTTGAATTTAAGCCAGATCCTCTTGGCGTTCTTGGCTGAAGTTGCTCTTCGTTAAATCCAGTTGCAATTACTGTAACGATAATTTCATCTTTCAAGTTATCGTTAATAACTGAACCGAAAATCATATTTACTTCTTCATCCGAAGCAGATGCTACAATATCAGCTGCTTCTTGCACTTCGTAAAGGCTAAGATTTGAGCCACCTGTGATGTTCATTAAAACACCTTTCGCTCCTTCGACAGAAACTTCCAGCAATGGACTTGAAACAGCTTTTTTAGCTGCTTCAGAAGCACGATTTTCTCCTGAAGAAACTCCAATGCCCATTAAAGCAGAACCTTTATTAGACATAATTGTTTTAACATCGGCGAAATCCAAGTTGATCAGTCCAGGAACAGCGATCAAATCAGAAATACCTGATACACCTTGACGAAGAACGTTGTCCGCTTCACGGAAGGCTTCTAACATAGGTGTATTTTTGTCGACAATTTCAAGCAACCGATCATTAGGAATAACAATCAAGGTATCTACTGATTCTTTCATTGTAGAAATACCACCAATGGCTTGTGTTGAACGTTTACGACCTTCAAAAGTAAACGGAC includes these proteins:
- the pyrR gene encoding bifunctional pyr operon transcriptional regulator/uracil phosphoribosyltransferase PyrR, with protein sequence MEKADILDEQAISRAITRIAHEIIERNKGIDDCILVGIKTRGAFIAKRLAEKIEKIEGRPIMKGELDITLYRDDLSIKTKNQEPLVQQVDIKHSILNKKVILVDDVLYTGRTVRAAMDAVMDLGRPAQIQLAVLIDRGHRELPIRADFVGKNIPTSSDERIIVKMIESDQVDRVAIHE
- a CDS encoding RluA family pseudouridine synthase, with amino-acid sequence MEELTIEITEEMAGERVDKAVSSIDEDWSRSQISNWVKEGAVKVNGETVKPNYKVRLQDVIVVTPPELEELDVVPEDLNLEIVYEDEDVLVVNKPKGMVVHPAPGHAKGTLVNGLMHHCTDLSGINGVVRPGIVHRIDKDTSGLLMVAKNDAAHTSLVDQLVKKTVTRKYVALVHGHIPHDKGTIQAPIARDPKERQNMAIVDKGKHAVTHFRVLERFGDFTLVECRLETGRTHQIRVHMKYIGYPLVGDPKYGPKKTMDVGGQALHAEVIGFDHPKTNEYMEFSVEPPAEFAELLESLRDKD
- a CDS encoding DivIVA domain-containing protein, encoding MPLSPLDIHNKEFSRAFRGYQEDEVNEFLEQIMRDFEILLKDKAALEERLRSTDERVGHFNTIESTLQKSIFVAQEASEEVRRNSQKEAELIIKEAEKNADRIVNESLTKARRIATEIEELKKQSRIFKNRFKMLVEAQLDLIETDDWETLLEYDIDTQNLEKIEKDKEESNS
- the ileS gene encoding isoleucine--tRNA ligase, with amino-acid sequence MEYKDTLLMPKTDFPMRGNLPNREPEIQLKWEEMDIYKKVLDRTKDRPFFILHDGPPYANGDLHMGHALNKVLKDMVVRSRSMMGFHAPYVPGWDTHGLPIEQALTNKGVNRKEMSLAEFRKLCEEYAYQQIDSQRSQFKRIGVRGDWDNPYVTLKPAYESRQIEVFGKMANKGYIYKGLKPVYWSPSSESSLAEAEIEYHDKKSPSIYVSFAVTDGKGILAEGTNLVIWTTTPWTIPANLGISVNAQLDYVEVALNGSLYVIAQELLKEVAEELAWTDHEVVRVFKGEELEHILTKHPLYDRTSLVMLGDHVTIDSGTGCVHTAPGHGEDDFLIGKKYGLSVLCPVDERGIMTDEAPGFEGEFYDKANKSVTEALDNVGALEKLTFITHSYPHDWRTKKPVIYRATAQWFVSIEAFRDQILKAIKETSFTPAWGETRLYNMLRDRGDWNISRQRVWGVPIPVFYAENGDPVITEETIAHIAELFREHGSNVWFERSTAELLPPGFTHPSSPNGLFTKETDIMDVWFDSGSSHQGVLVEREDLQYPADLYLEGSDQYRGWFNSSLTTSVAINGIAPYKGILSHGFTLDGNGRKMSKSLGNVIVPAKVMNQMGADILRLWVASVDYTADVRVSDENFKQVSEVYRKIRNTLKFIHGNLADFNEQEHRVAFEDMREMDQYMAMKLQKMIATVRNSYETYEFSTIYHALNNYCANDLSSFYLDVAKDVVYIESADHPHRRAMQTVMFDSLMAILKLATPIIPHTADELWSYLSFVDEESVQLTDFPEVISNPAFEGLDEKWSRFMDVRDDVLKALEEARAAKTIGKSLEAKVTVYGNEELANLLASTDENLAQLFIVSKYEYGGTQDQAPENAVKLNEVSVTVEKATGEKCERCWTISEEIGQSEEHPTLCLRCANVVETQYAK
- the lspA gene encoding signal peptidase II; the encoded protein is MFIYYGVALIIIALDQWTKWLVLKNMELGERISVIDPYLGWLSHRNRGAAWGMLEGQMWLFAIITVAVITGIIYYFHKHAKGQPLFQFSLMILLGGAVGNFIDRMLRGEVVDFVDVLIPIVNYDFPIFNVADAALTIGVVLMIIYMIYDEKQQKKKVS
- a CDS encoding YggT family protein yields the protein MSVLLSLILSAINIYFYILIVSVFMSWIPSIKESSFGQMISTITDPYLDIFRRFIPPIGMIDISPIVAIFTLSLASQGIIVLFNFFF
- a CDS encoding solute carrier family 23 protein; amino-acid sequence: MSEAILDVQDKPKTGQWISLSLQHMFAMFGATILVPQLVGLSPAIALLTSGIATIIFILITQFKVPAYLGSSFAFILPITIATKTGGIGSAMIGAMFVSLVYAIVALIIWKTGYQWLMKLLPPIVVGPVIIVIGLALSGTAVNMAMTIPVGNASEYSLLHFSAAIVTLLTAIICNIYFKNIISLMPILIGIIAGYGYSAAIGIIDYGVIADAKWFAVPEFLIPGVDYSFQVTPTLLFVMVPIAIVTISEHIGHQLVLGKIVNRNYIKDPGLHRSILGDGIGTFISSLVGGPPKTTYGENIGVLAITKVFSVYVIFGAAVFAIVFSFFGKLMAVIETIPTAVLGGISILLFGIIASSGLRMLVDNNIDFGNNRNLVISSVILVIGIGGAKIEFSETFSIEGMALAAIVGVILNLVLPGMDKKEVDDGTK
- a CDS encoding RNA-binding protein codes for the protein MEEIFQHFRKEEQQFIEQVSNWLREVEDRYSPKLTDFLDPRQRFIVEAVIGSSDVKWITSGLFKDAERQRVLLYPSYFEPQQEDFNITVFELKYPSKFVSLRHPDILGSLMSLGLDRSKFGDIRIDHERVQLAVMKEVSPYMQSNFITAAKVKVQLTEVTNVADMIETTEEWIEETYTVSSMRLDTVMSSVYNISRQKASALIHGGKVKVNWTSQEQPSFELHESDMISSRGFGRVRLIMIEGRTKKDKIRLQIGRLEVKN
- the ftsZ gene encoding cell division protein FtsZ; protein product: MLEFDTNIDALAVIKVIGVGGGGNNAVNRMIEHGVQGVEFIAVNTDAQALNLSKAEVRLQIGGKLTRGLGAGANPDVGKKAAEESKEQIEEALRGADMVFVTAGMGGGTGTGAAPVIAGIAKELGALTVGVVTRPFTFEGRKRSTQAIGGISTMKESVDTLIVIPNDRLLEIVDKNTPMLEAFREADNVLRQGVSGISDLIAVPGLINLDFADVKTIMSNKGSALMGIGVSSGENRASEAAKKAVSSPLLEVSVEGAKGVLMNITGGSNLSLYEVQEAADIVASASDEEVNMIFGSVINDNLKDEIIVTVIATGFNEEQLQPRTPRGSGLNSSRVQSIQQQTPAPSIRDARREDQRREEQRRDEPSPYYTQEPQRQDKQSEDALDIPTFLRNRQKRR
- a CDS encoding cell division protein SepF produces the protein MSVKDKFKNFFYLDEYEEEQVREHPAQQQKQVPRYEKPAAMQESKKAPKERRQKMEETIVPNLVSMQGASKASKVSLAEPRVYAEAQDIAESLKNKQAVVVNLQRIEKDQGLRIIDFLSGTVYALGGDIQRIGTDIFLCVPDTVEVDGAISDYYYEEQQ
- a CDS encoding YggS family pyridoxal phosphate-dependent enzyme → MKPIKPVFERITQQLTAVNEAIQIIAVTKQVGIERTKEAIQAGIIHLGENRPEGLVQKHEVISEPVSWHYIGNLQTRKVKDVINEVDFLHSLDRMSLAQEIQKRANRPVNCFVQVNVSGEESKSGIAPEKTMDFIESLEPFDKINVVGLMTMAPNTADESVIREAFKGLKSLQLQVADKNLSHAPCTECSMGMSNDYLIAAQEGASFVRIGTALVGTESEA